A window from Cytobacillus sp. IB215665 encodes these proteins:
- a CDS encoding aldo/keto reductase, whose amino-acid sequence MNKRQIGSSDLFVSEIGLGCMSLGTDEKHAISIVDHALDLGINFFDTADLYDFGVNEEIVGKALKNRRHDIILATKVGNRWTDNKDGWYWDASKQYIVETVKDSLRRLQTDYIDLYQLHGGTIEDHIDDTIDAFEQLKREGVIRQYGISSIRPNVIREFVNKSSIVSVMMQYSILDRRPEELFPMLQKNNIHVIARGPLAKGILTGKPLMNARKKVLEKGYLHYTYEELSHVRSEVTAICNNRSLTEIALQYCLHSSEVATAIPGASRIEQLIENVEGAKTIGLTNSQYSKIQEVTKVNKYELHR is encoded by the coding sequence TTGAACAAAAGACAAATAGGTTCTTCAGATTTATTCGTTAGTGAAATTGGCCTAGGTTGTATGTCATTAGGTACAGATGAAAAGCACGCAATATCAATTGTTGATCATGCACTCGATCTTGGTATCAATTTTTTTGACACAGCTGATTTATATGATTTTGGAGTAAATGAAGAAATAGTCGGTAAAGCATTAAAAAATAGGCGGCATGATATTATTCTCGCAACGAAAGTCGGAAACCGTTGGACTGATAACAAAGACGGCTGGTACTGGGATGCTTCTAAACAATATATTGTAGAGACTGTGAAAGACAGCTTACGTAGACTGCAAACAGATTATATTGATTTATATCAGCTTCACGGTGGGACGATAGAAGATCATATTGATGATACAATCGACGCCTTCGAACAGTTGAAGCGGGAAGGAGTCATTCGTCAATATGGAATATCCTCTATCCGACCAAATGTCATTCGAGAATTCGTCAATAAGTCATCAATCGTTAGTGTAATGATGCAATACAGCATACTAGACCGCCGTCCTGAAGAATTATTCCCAATGTTGCAGAAAAACAATATTCATGTCATTGCACGTGGTCCACTTGCAAAAGGAATCTTAACTGGAAAACCTCTAATGAACGCGAGAAAAAAAGTTTTAGAGAAAGGATACCTTCATTATACGTACGAAGAACTAAGCCATGTTCGAAGTGAAGTAACAGCTATTTGTAACAACCGCAGCTTAACTGAAATTGCGCTTCAATATTGTTTACATAGCTCTGAAGTAGCAACTGCTATACCAGGCGCGAGTAGAATCGAACAACTTATTGAAAATGTTGAAGGTGCAAAAACAATAGGTTTAACAAATTCACAGTATTCAAAAATACAAGAGGTTACTAAAGTTAACAAATATGAGCTGCACCGATAA
- a CDS encoding isochorismatase family cysteine hydrolase, producing the protein MNREALLIIDMSNDFVSDKGNLTVGKPAQQIVANIIKAADDFIANDQVVAICMDAHEENDPHFELWPAHNVKGTWGQELFGDLAAWFEENKNHPNVVYIPKPEYDAFYDTALHEELQNRNVKKVHVTGVCTDICNFLTAYGAYARGYQTVAHRDKMATFTENEDTFVTHMETVFKTEIR; encoded by the coding sequence ATGAATCGAGAAGCACTACTCATTATTGATATGAGTAATGATTTTGTATCAGATAAAGGAAATTTAACAGTTGGGAAGCCAGCACAACAAATCGTTGCAAATATTATTAAGGCGGCTGATGATTTTATTGCGAATGATCAAGTAGTTGCAATTTGTATGGATGCACATGAAGAAAATGATCCACATTTTGAATTGTGGCCAGCGCATAACGTGAAGGGTACGTGGGGGCAGGAACTATTTGGTGATTTAGCGGCATGGTTTGAGGAAAATAAAAATCATCCAAATGTTGTATACATCCCGAAGCCTGAATATGATGCATTTTATGACACAGCACTGCATGAAGAATTGCAAAATAGAAATGTAAAAAAAGTACACGTAACAGGTGTCTGTACAGATATTTGTAATTTTTTAACTGCTTACGGTGCATATGCACGAGGATATCAAACGGTTGCGCATCGTGATAAAATGGCAACTTTTACAGAGAATGAAGATACGTTTGTAACACATATGGAAACAGTGTTTAAGACTGAAATAAGGTAA